The Edaphobacter flagellatus sequence CGGCGATGCGGTGGTGGTCAGGCGGTGCTGAAGGTGAAGCGGCAGAGCGATGGCGAGGACGGCAGCGGCAGCGACTGCTCCCCAGAGCGCGGGGCGGAATTGCTGGATAAGACGCGAGCCGTAGGACGCGGGGGCCGCGCTGCGATGGACGGCGATGGCCTGATTTTGCCAGGCGTGGTTGGCCCAGGCGTGCGCGGTGGAGCGGAAGAGCAGGAGCGACTGGCTGAGCGTGTTGAGCTCGCCGGCGCAGATGGCGCATTGTGCGACGTGCTCGCGGGAGCGCTCGATATCGGGTGAGGCCAGCAGATAGGCGTCGGACTCGCGGCTGGCGATGAGGAGGTCGCAGAGTTGTTCGTGGTTGAGATGGGTTGTCATATGGACTCCGAGGAAGAGGCAGCGTGACGCGCGCGAATGGTGGCGAGCGCGCGATAAAGATGGCTTTTTACGGTGCTGAGAGGAAGACCGGTCGCGGCGGCGATCTCAGGCAGCTCCATCTCCTCGACGAAGCGGAGGAGGAAGACGGAGCGTTGACGGGCGGAGAGATTGTCGACGGAGTCCCAGATGAGGGAGATCTGCTCGCTGGCGATGAGGCGCGAGTCGGGTGGTGAGTCGAGATTGGGCAGAAATGGAGCGATCTCGGAGGCCTCGACGGCGGTGGCGGAGACGCGTCGCCAGAAGCGGAAGCGTCCCGTACGAGTGTGGTCGCGGAGGAGGTTGAGGGCGATGCGGGTGAGCCAGGTGGAGACGGAACATTCGCCGCGGAAGGCGAAGCGTGTGGTCCAGGCGCGGAGGAAGGTCTCCTGGGTGAGGGTGTGGGCGATGTCAGCATCGCGGAGCGAGGAGAAGAGGAAGCGGAAGATGCGTTTCTGGTGAGTGGAGACGACCTGGTCGATATCGTCGAAGGGAGTCGCAGCGGGTGCCGGAGCTGCTTGCACGTCAGGGATGATGTTCGAGGCGATGGCGTCGATGGACATGCGGTTCCTTACGGCTGAGATCCTTGCCGGTATGTGCCGGCTATCAGGAAAGACGGGGTTAGCGTGCTTTAGGACTACGGACGGGCGATATTTTGCACGGAAAGGGTTATGCTGCTGGGGGATGCATACGGTCAAGGCAATATATCCGGGAACGTTTGATCCGCTGACGAATGGTCATCTGGACCTGATTGCACGCGGATCGAAGATTGTGGACGAGCTGGTGGTGGCGATTCTGCGCAACAGTGAGAAGGGAACTCCTTTGTTTACTGTGCCGGAGCGCGTGGAGATGATTACCGAGGCGACGCAGGGCTTCGGCAACGTGTCGGTGGCGACCTTCGATGGGCTTCTGGTGGATTTTGCGCGTCAGCTGGGAGCAAAGGCCGTGCTGCGAGGGATTCGCGCGATCTCGGACTATGAGTACGAGTTTCAGATGGCGATGATGAATCG is a genomic window containing:
- a CDS encoding RNA polymerase sigma factor, which produces MSIDAIASNIIPDVQAAPAPAATPFDDIDQVVSTHQKRIFRFLFSSLRDADIAHTLTQETFLRAWTTRFAFRGECSVSTWLTRIALNLLRDHTRTGRFRFWRRVSATAVEASEIAPFLPNLDSPPDSRLIASEQISLIWDSVDNLSARQRSVFLLRFVEEMELPEIAAATGLPLSTVKSHLYRALATIRARHAASSSESI
- the coaD gene encoding pantetheine-phosphate adenylyltransferase, with product MHTVKAIYPGTFDPLTNGHLDLIARGSKIVDELVVAILRNSEKGTPLFTVPERVEMITEATQGFGNVSVATFDGLLVDFARQLGAKAVLRGIRAISDYEYEFQMAMMNRKLDPELETLFMMPAEKYSYVSSRLIKGVFQLGGDVSTLVPPLVVERLKVKVPSRVAR